Proteins encoded by one window of Castor canadensis chromosome 2, mCasCan1.hap1v2, whole genome shotgun sequence:
- the Ppia gene encoding peptidyl-prolyl cis-trans isomerase A, translating into MVNPTVFFDIAVDGEPLGRVSFELFADKVPKTAENFRALSTGEKGFGYKGSCFHRIIPGFMCQGGDFTRHNGTGGKSIYGEKFDDENFILKHTGPGILSMANAGPNTNGSQFFICTAKTEWLDGKHVVFGKVKEGMNIVEAMEGFGSRNGKTSKKITIADCGQL; encoded by the exons ATGGTCAACCCCACCGTGTTCTTCGACATCGCCGTCGATGGCGAGCCCTTGGGCCGCGTCTCCTTCGAG CTGTTTGCAGACAAAGTGCCAAAGACAGCAG AAAACTTCCGTGCTCTGAGCACTGGAGAGAAAGGATTTGGTTATAAGGGTTCCTGCTTTCACAGAATTATCCCAGGATTCATGTGCCAG GGTGGTGACTTCACACGCCATAATGGCACTGGGGGCAAGTCCATCTACGGGGAGAAGTTCGACGATGAGAACTTCATTCTGAAGCACACAGGCCCCGGCATCCTGTCCATGGCCAACGCCGGGCCCAACACCAACGGTTCCCAGTTTTTCATCTGCACTGCCAAGACCGAGTG GTTGGATGGCAAACACGTGGTCTTCGGGAAGGTGAAGGAGGGCATGAACATCGTGGAAGCCATGGAGGGCTTTGGGTCCAGGAATGGCAAGACCAGCAAGAAAATCACCATCGCCGACTGCGGACAGCTCTAA